The sequence TGAGAGGCTATTTATAACAGAAGTAAATAAAACCCTAGTTCAAACCGACAAAGAACTAAACGTAAAGCCCaaggtaaagaaagaaaacataaaagcccAATgcgaaaagaaaaatagaaagaagacgTAGGATGCCCTGCATCAGTTTCAATGCATAGCCAAAGTTAGTATAACACTTCTGAAACTAACATTTTAAAATGATGATGGTAATGATGAATATATTAATGTGGTGCAATGAAGATcatataaattttcttatgGTTTGATATATAGAGGCAATGATGAATATGTAAATGTGAAATGTGTAGTACCGTGTGGATGATGGGAAGATTGGGATCATCATAATACTTGGCTGCTTCGAGAACGTAGATGATACCGTGCTTCTTCACTAAATCAGCGACTTTAGATTGATGGGgcggtgggaaaaaagaagtGTCAACTACGCCGTTTGACATAAATATTTGGCCTTCTAAATAGTCAACTCCAATATCATTGGCCATTGATATCAAACGTTCTTGGTCCTTTGTAAAAGCTGTGAAGTCACTGTAGAGCATCCGAAACCATTTGGCCTACacaatttcatttgaaaaaaaaactccctTTAAtttatacacacaaaaaaattaactctaTTATTTGCACATTTTTCAACATCGTGAacagttgaaaataaaacagaacgtcatcgtatattattattatgaccAAATCTGTTTTACTAATGATCTGAGGTTATGTTTAAAATGATAACTAATTATAGTGTTAACCACGGTTGTAAGATTCTAGTTAGTCAACAAACTTATCATTAATACCCAAAGactatactatatagtatttaCCAAACGTTGGAGTATATTTGACTAATTGAGGAGCTTCACTCTTATAGACAAGGATTATATGTTGACATCAAAAAGATTTGCGCGCATAAGACAAGATTGGACAACAAGTCCTAGGAATATAAACTATACATAATGAAATAAGCCATATCTTATTTATTCAATGCATAGATTTAGTTCAAATTTAAGCTTTTGACCTGAAGCTGAATTCCAAATTTCTACCAAATTAATTGTACACCTATTTTTAGTTTTCGGATACCATCTAACAAAGCTTCATAATTTCTGATCCATACGTCTCTAACTCTCTTTAGTGTAAAGTCATAACATAAATAGACATTATCcgatttattataattatattataatgtaATTATTTTCCATCCCGGTTTTGTTCAGGTAACTTATGACtaaatgagacaaaaaaaaagtcttaataACATTTCGCATAAAAATActgaaatcatttttttttgcgaaaATTATGAATATACCACTTATCAAAGCTGGCATATATTCACACAAAGTTTACATAtcctagtttttttaaaaaggctGTGGAAACAATTCTTCTTGTTCTAAATGACTAAAACTGCTAAGATTTAAGTCTGATTTGCATAGTTTTCATCTTTTCATGAATAATGACTAAATAAACAGATATATTCaatgaatataaaataaatggtaAGATGAGATAATAcgtctttaacaaaaaaaaaatgagataataCGTACCCTTTTTAGGTGCATGGTCTAAAACAATTCTGGCCCGGGTTATAATTCCAAATTGACCCAAACCTCCTAACACTCCATAGAACAATTCTGAGTTTAGCTTTGGCGAGCATGTCAACATTTCACCTTTCCCtgaaataaatatgttaaatttttttttatcagatgtCCCCGAAggaacataaatatattaaatatcaagcaaaaattatgtttaaaaactctgtataataatatttaaagaaagatTTGCAACAAGTcatgatttaaattttcaaatataccaCTACCACATGATTAAAATTTTGCCACCTTATGGGTTAAgaaatgatatatttaaaaattcaacatgtattttgtttgtaaaaacatTCATTATGAGTTATGCTCTCGTACAGTTCACGttaatttatacaaattatGGTGTGCATAAGTGTATTCcttcaaataaaatttcaacccaagaaaaaaatgtcCCTTCCAAAAATGTAGGTTACCGTCATATGAATGTTGCTGGTGAAAATGTCAACCAACATAAGTATTTTAATTCGTTGACCtattataatttgattgtagctaaaaaactgaaaaggaaagaaacaacaaaaaatttagaaaaccgAAAAGTTCCATATGCATGCGTCATGCATGTTTGTGCattacaaaaatccaaattatcaCGCTACCCATTGTGGTTAATCAgtcttaattatatctattaatGCACGACAAGATGTCTTATGTGTGTATGCTTCATTTCGTAGGAAATTCAAAAGTTCCttgaaacaatatatatatatatatatatatatgtatatatatatatatcttagatGCGTTACGCATTTTGTTTTTCGAAGATTCCATATTGCGTGTGGTGCAAAAAGTTTTGCCGAactataaaatcttaaacattaaacatatgGTACACCaaaagtactatatatatttttaaaatgtatcaaATTAGTTTAGAAGATGCGTACCACTTATAACGTCCAACTCAAGGACGTTACTAATAAGAGGACCATTTCGAAACACTTGACCACCGATTCCGCCATTTGACAGCGTTCCTCCGACGCTTATATGCAAGTAATCCGTCCAACAAACCGGCGAAACACCTTTCTCCGCCGTCTTTTTCAACACATCCACCCACAACGTCCCCGCCGCCACGTCAGCATACTTCTTGTCTTTCGAAACCACCACGTCAGAGAGACATGTCATGTTGACGACGACTCCTCCCGAGACGGAGGCTTGGCCTTTCAAGGAGTGGCCTTGGCCGCGAGCCGCCACTTGGAACGTTATTTTTCCGTTCGCGGCGTAGTGGAGGAGACGAGATATATCGGAGGATGAGGAGGGGCAGATTACGCCGCCGGGAGTGACGGTGGTGATGTTTCCGAAGTCTTGAGAGGCGGCGGAGATGGTGGAAGGATCGGTTAAAAGGGTGAGGTTAAGGGATTTAGGTAAATCAATTCTAATGTCTTTGGATGATTTGGTGAAGCTCGagaataaacaaaccaaaactgtgATTAGAGTGATCATTAGACGAAGattagccatttttttttccctcgcTCTGATCggaacttgaagaagagaacTATTACTTAAATAGcgatattaatttgttgtatatatatggatatcCTATTCCTATATACCAACTTGCGGAAGAGTTAGCCATATATAATTATGGCAAATAATATACGTAACATTAAATTTTGAAGTCAAAATGAAGATCtcaaattactttaaaaagagtgaaatatttaatatttttttaactctttgaaTCCTTGGAGAAAAAAGATTAATCACATCCCCATATTTAGATATTtcataaagataaaaataagttttgactATATTTATGGCATATTTAACTATATTCTCTACCAAAAAATTCTTAGGTTTGtccagaaaatatataaaagagtcAAACTGAATTAAAAACGCTTCGGTAATGTGCCCATGACCAGAAACCTTCCACCGAGTCATATATGAGATCCTAGAGGGGAGAAAAGTCGGGTAGTTCAAGGAGTGTATCCTGTTGTGAATGATTCGGTTGAAACTAAGCTCCCGATTGGATCCCGAATCAAGGCTGGCCAATGCCCAATGGGCACTCTCCTTGACACTGATTTGGATTGGATGGACAGTTTTGAAAGTGAAGAGCGGCACACAAGTGATGATGAGTCTTGTGATGAGCTTGGAGACACTAGCTAGACTCAAACAGaacaaattaattaaggtttgcttcttttaatcaaaacgttaaaaaaaaaaaaacatagaaagaaaTCTAATGCAGCATTCGATCGTATTGCTGTTGGCCTCATAATGAGACATATTTTGAATTCTGTCTTCCTTCGGCACCAGCTGAATGTATCCACTGGATAAGTTGTTGGGCATTAGAGTTTTGTCAAAGTAGATAGCTAGCGGAACTGACTTGGCTATAATGATCGTCTGATACAAATATGTAGAGTACAAGATACAAATATGTAGAGTACAAGAGAACCAGGTTAAACACATGGGATGCGTTTGGATTAGAAAGATATAGCCCAATATTGCCCTCAAATTAGAGCGTAAAGATCACAAATGCTCAAATTGCTATGTAAATATCGAAATTGAACACTCCAtacctgttttaaaaatcctcCTCTACCACCGATTACACCCTGTAAAATCGCTAGGCCCATCTTCTtcgcctcgattaatgactaatccctaCCTTGCACAAATTATCTACTTATGtctgtctaatttgattataacccgACTAAACCGATTATTTGCagcttaattttttgtttaccgattatttttggagccaatatataaatcaaatatttctttttctttgttatctAACCATTCAATTtaagagtttgtgatgttttataataactaatgtacaaactcttaatgaaaaaaaacaatactatagttttatattttatttggtatttttctttttaacacaaatagaattataaatatatttagtactatatatttttgtttcattattaatttaataaaataaccctaaaactaattACTGATTAATCTCGTTTAATCTTCAATTTTCTTGTTAGACGCTAGCCATACCtcgaccgcccgactagcgtctagcgatttctaaaacaaggCTCCATAGTGAAAATGTATGCAACTTGATCTGTAATATGAACAAATTGTGGTGTGATAAATTAGTGATGATTAATTGATGGTAAATCATATACTGAACTAAACCAATGTGAATTAAAAGGATAATAATTGGTGATGAACCTTTTCATCCACCTTCTTCTAAAATAAGGACACAAAAATCTTTGTAcattattgtaaaattaaaaacccaaaacgtttttataaaccaaaacgacagataatttcattttaattagaaaatctaaaccctaactacctcatttgtaaatccaaaccgatatataattttgttttaattttaaaatctaattcttaaccacctcatttgtaaacccaaaccgacatataattttgttataattgtaaaatctaaaccctaaccacttcatttgtaaacccaaatcgacatataatttcgttttaattgtaaaatctaaatcctaaacacctcatttgtaaacccaaaccgtcACACAATTTTGttctaaatgtaaaatttaaactgtaattctcatttataatccctaaactgatatataacctcgtttaattgtaaaatctaaaccaaaccaatatttaacttttttttattaaaagatacataatttgtttccttaacttgttttgcttttaattttagttttgatttactttttaaatgaaatattatatagaagattctgattggttgaaaaagGAGGAGGTGAACAAAAgagttcacccctaggggtgaacctaagtatttttcatattaaaaccAATCTGAAGTACACtaaaataaacataatcaaATTTACTATGGTTTAAGCTTTGTTAAAACAAAACGAACCGAATTCAAATCCGGAAATAAACCAAAATGCCCAACTCTACCCTCAATGCatgataaaatgtaaaaaaaaatacatttctttatttattaagcAGGGAATAGTATGTTatataaacattattttttttgtcaaacaagaaCTTCATTCAATTAAAACCTCAAAAGAAGGAAGTTCATACAATATGGTGGTTGGTTTTCTTAAGCAAAGGATTGGTGAGTcacatcttttttctttcctagtACGGTTGTGCCACAACATTTTTGAGAAGGACTAGATAGTTTGGATTGTTCACATGTATAGGAAAGATAATCGTCTAACAAACGGATTAGCAAACTATATGTTCTCTTTACCACCtggttttcatgttttcttggtgGATCCTACTATAGTTGAGTCTTTGTTGCAAGACGATATTCATGGCCTTAGGTGCCGTAGACGGATTTgagtttaatttgtttctaattttttcttataaattatcgGGTGTTAACTCATGGTCattcactaaaaaaaatatgaagcaaagataaaaaaatgggAATAAAAATATAGGATCCATGAGTTCTCCAAGGTGATGCTCAACTTTAAGAGGCTTGCACTGTTTGAAAAATCTTTTGGGACCATAGCGGATTCGACCATGAAGATGGGCTTTTCGAAACCCTCGACTAACAGTGGTCAAAGATGGCTCGTGCAAGTAACACATAAGAGCTTTTGAAAGAGTGCTCCACAGATGGGACACATGTTGTAAGTTTAGAAAATAAGAGAGTTTGTCTTGTGTAGGATGTAACGATTGAGTATAGAGTAGTGTAAGAGAGTGTAGAGTGTAGatcgaaagagagaaaagtgtagaagaagaattcttaCTTCTTACTTCTTTTGGATCCTAGgtacaaactaaatatagacaATTACATCAGGAATATTCTATACAAGATGCTGTGCACATTTTACATAGTGAAAGTGACATGTCTACATTTTACCACTATACTGAACCAAACTATCCAAGAgttttgcattcctagccaatggaaattgatgattagggtgtttAGTGGTATAAAGACTTGATTTTAATGCATGCTTatcttgtgattgcctttggaaattgttgatgattgctTGATTTGCATAGGATCTTTATCATGGAAGTGAATTGATTtacataagtgttcttagcctaaGGATTGTTCTTGACTGTTTGCTTAGATATCTAGGATTgtttagctatctcccaagtcacttaccttgcccaaggttcacctatttaatcttgattttaaGTCAGTTCTTAGTTTGTCCTTGTTTgctttgagtttgcattgtttgaattgtcttgttttctttctttgaatcagtttgttagttaagattgttacaaaagGACCTATTCCTGTTAAAGTTTAGATTGAGCATCTTTGTgcattcttagtgagttgattaatgcaaattgtggattgataatttaattgaagtaaaagtactacatcatGCTCCAAATACTCATACACAAAGAGCTTGCATAGTACCTCCTGCAGTTGCCAACAATAACTTTGAAATCAAAAGTGGGCTAATCAGTATGATCCAgtccaacaaatttcatggtctgccaatggaggatcctttagatcaccttgatgaatTTGACAGGCTTTGTggcctcaccaagatcaatggtgtgAGTGAGGATAGCTTCAAACTCAGATTGTTCCCATTTTCACTAGGAGACAAGGCTCACTTATGGGAGAAGAGACTACCAACATGAGccataaccacatgggatggaTGCAAAAAGGCCttcttagccaaattcttctccaatgccAGAACAacaaggttgaggaatgagatatCAGGCTTTGCatagaagaacaatgagacatTCTGTGAAACTTGGGAGAGGTTCAAGGGCTATCAAACTCAGTGTCCACACTATGggttcagcaatgagtcactgcTCAGCACACTATACAGAGGAGTTCTGCCCAAGATAAGGATGTTGTTAGACACTGCTTctaatggaaacttcctcaacaagcatGTAGATGATGGCTGGGAGCTAGTGGAGAATTTGGCTCAATCcaatggcaactacaatgaggagtatgataGAACAGTGAGGTTTGTTGAGTCTGCACCAgatgagaagtacaagaaggacttgaagattGTCAATTACAAGTTAGACAAGATTCTGCTTAGTCAACATAAGAACATTCACTTTTTTGCTGAGGAGGACACAACaattcaagatggggagaatgaggTAGCTGAGCTATGTTACATCCaaaaccaaggaggtttcaagccCTACAACCAGTTCAAATCTTCATAAACATCATATGGTGCTGGGGATGGTCGGGTCCTAGGGTTACCTCAGTAGAAAGCTTCTTCTTGATGTTGAAATCGTCAAAAGTTGTGGTTTTCGTCGGAAATCGTAGAAAGCTTCTTCTCGATGGTGTCAATGGTGTAACCCATGTTGATAATCTTCGTCCTATCATCATCAATATACTCCATGTTGTTTAAGACTTGATTGTTGACAGCATTGATTTGTTCCTCCAAGCGTGTAACGTCCTTGGTGATAGTCTCAAGTTTAGCTCCAAACTCAATACTCTTCTTATCCAATTTTGCATTTAGAACTTTATCAGCCTCCTCTTGACTTGATATAAGCtcttccatcatcttcatgagcttgtctTCAATGTGAGAACTCCTTGAAGTGATTGGTTTTCGAGTGTCatagaaaaaaatttctttgaCATCGACATTCATGACTTATTGCGGATCAAAGTGATGGTCCATTGCAAAGCATGGCACGTCTGCATGGTACGGCGTGAAAAATTGGTCAGCTGGCCAGTAAGCTGGTCCCATGAATGCTCGGCCTTGAGATGGTCGAGTGAGAGAGCGGCAACAAGGGCACCTAAGTGGTGGTACATGAACTGGTCGAGAGTGACCAAGGCAAGGACCTTGCAGCGAGTGAGTTTGCGGACCGGATGGGTCTCCGTCCGTGGCTCAATAATGTGTCATGAGTTGTGCGATTGTgagattctcaaaatctcctGGGATAGTGTCgaggttcatcctcaaggtctcctgaaacaagtaaaaatcaaaaagaaaaattaaaaaacaaggTGTCCTAGACGTTACTCTAGTTCCTCGATTCTTGTAAACAAACAATCTCTCCCCAGCAACGGTGCCAAAAAGCTTGTGATGCGTGTGATATTTAGCTTCAAAATCTTTTGCCTTACAAAGATCATACGACTACTacaagtgcacagttaatcagttgtagtatttaaggatcgatcccacagagagagagttgttgtttagaaAATCCATCGGAAGAGATGCAAGGCTAGGGCTCAATAAAAatagggttttggttgtcacggttgtAAGTAAGCAATAacgtaaataaaaagcaagtaaaataaatgagacaagcgttgggcatcaaggaaAATCGCAGGGGATCAATGATCTATATAtttaggaaagtttagggttagtttgtttatctataactcggactacgaaacatgaatgaaccgttaacttatagatcaaaagctaaccgtctaagatccctatactccgttactcaactttcgcaggcaacgacacataaatcaaagcatttaaaacaagtTCGATTATAATCCATGAAGCTTCATAGGTAAGTGGTCGTGTCTCTAGGCTGCTCCAATTATTGCACACACTAAACCCTAGGTTttgaagagtatttatagggtttttgaaggcttagggttttgtaaaggtagaaacgtcttttcttgttgagtgcaggacaaggggcggctGAGGAAGGTTCTGTACCGTCACTCCTCCGGGATGGGCCGCCGTGATGGTTGCTAATCGGGCCGTCATTAAAGTCCACTTGGTttcaaacttatcttctcgtcggtttataacacgtctcggtaaatcgggaaTAACTTCCTGGTGagtgaatggattgacttgattccactttgaGGAGAAAAATGACTCTTTCAGCTTTCGCTTTCCATAGACACGTCAAAATGTGAATTATGGAAGTTCTTTCAAAGtggcccgtactgtaaagctctgaatatTTCCTGAAacacgtattttccttgtcttttggtcatttttgctataaaacttgtaaaaccttgttgaaacctaaaatacttgataagagacattaaagccttgaaatcatatcaaactcttcct comes from Camelina sativa cultivar DH55 chromosome 19, Cs, whole genome shotgun sequence and encodes:
- the LOC104768193 gene encoding cytokinin dehydrogenase 2-like, translating into MANLRLMITLITVLVCLFSSFTKSSKDIRIDLPKSLNLTLLTDPSTISAASQDFGNITTVTPGGVICPSSSSDISRLLHYAANGKITFQVAARGQGHSLKGQASVSGGVVVNMTCLSDVVVSKDKKYADVAAGTLWVDVLKKTAEKGVSPVCWTDYLHISVGGTLSNGGIGGQVFRNGPLISNVLELDVISGKGEMLTCSPKLNSELFYGVLGGLGQFGIITRARIVLDHAPKKVIIHEKMKTMQIRLKS